A single genomic interval of Bradyrhizobium japonicum USDA 6 harbors:
- a CDS encoding branched-chain amino acid ABC transporter permease — MSTFFTSRLFFISVALVIIAATLPLYVSGYVLGLLTVAFYFGVFAMAWDLLFGFAGEVNFGPTFLIGVGAYTAGILNAQFGWSVYLCIVLGALASVIAGLVLALPALRVRGPYFGLTTLVAVLMLQNFIVVFADLTGGEIGLTIPDVITINAGANYWIALGFMTISAAILYGLSQSPIGLVLQASGQDPVQAGALGFNIVKHKLAAFIVSAFFSGLSGALLVFYFGTASVGTVVDVAVGVNVIVSAVLGGRRTVLGAALGAIFLIVAGEFLRPTGELATFIVSAVALLVVLFFPGGFLGAALSREARS, encoded by the coding sequence ATGTCCACCTTCTTCACCTCCCGCCTGTTCTTCATCTCGGTCGCGCTCGTCATCATCGCGGCAACGCTGCCGCTCTACGTCTCCGGCTACGTGCTCGGCCTGCTCACCGTCGCATTCTATTTCGGCGTGTTCGCGATGGCCTGGGACCTGCTGTTCGGCTTCGCGGGCGAGGTCAATTTCGGGCCCACTTTCCTGATCGGTGTCGGCGCCTACACCGCCGGCATTCTCAACGCCCAGTTCGGCTGGTCGGTCTATCTCTGCATCGTGCTGGGGGCGCTCGCCTCCGTGATCGCGGGCCTCGTGCTGGCACTGCCGGCTTTGCGCGTGCGCGGACCGTATTTCGGCCTGACCACCCTGGTCGCGGTGTTGATGTTGCAGAATTTCATCGTGGTGTTCGCCGATCTCACCGGCGGCGAGATCGGCCTGACCATCCCCGACGTCATCACCATCAACGCCGGCGCAAACTACTGGATCGCACTCGGCTTCATGACGATCTCGGCGGCGATCCTCTACGGCCTGTCGCAATCGCCGATTGGCCTCGTGCTCCAGGCCAGCGGCCAGGATCCGGTGCAGGCCGGCGCGCTCGGCTTCAACATCGTCAAGCACAAGCTTGCTGCCTTCATCGTCAGCGCGTTCTTCTCTGGTTTATCCGGAGCGCTGCTGGTGTTCTATTTCGGCACCGCCTCGGTCGGAACCGTCGTCGACGTCGCGGTCGGCGTGAACGTGATCGTCTCGGCCGTGCTCGGCGGCCGGCGCACCGTGCTTGGCGCGGCACTCGGCGCGATCTTCCTGATCGTTGCCGGTGAATTCCTGCGTCCCACCGGCGAGCTCGCGACCTTCATCGTCTCGGCGGTTGCGCTCCTCGTCGTGCTGTTCTTCCCCGGCGGCTTCCTCGGAGCGGCCCTCTCGCGTGAGGCGCGCTCGTGA
- a CDS encoding NAD(P)/FAD-dependent oxidoreductase, which produces MRVIICGGGVIGACTALFLRRRGIEVIVVERTEVAAAASGKAGGFLARDWCTGSPLDALARRSFVLHAQLAEEIAGDWGYRPMTAYGGFVASDGDPRRNAPSALGWLANGVVIAQRIGTTQTTAIVHPRKFTSAVMNAAVAQGAELRVGRITGIVRDANGTIAKGVEVDGSLVEADAVVIAMGPWSLLAAQWMRLPAVYGQRSPSIVYDLGPNVPADALFLEYDEDGSAVSIEVFPRADGSTHITALSDIAPLPLDPAAVTPDVGAIARLQIMCERLSPLFRPEKIIAQQACFRPVTEDGLPLIGKVPQSEGLYVATGHNVWGILNAPATGEALAQLIAKDAARVDLSPFDPARLRPLDPSLLQAR; this is translated from the coding sequence ATGCGCGTCATCATCTGCGGCGGCGGCGTGATCGGGGCCTGCACCGCCTTGTTTCTCCGGCGCCGCGGCATCGAGGTCATCGTGGTCGAACGGACCGAGGTCGCGGCCGCCGCCTCCGGCAAGGCCGGCGGCTTTCTGGCGCGTGACTGGTGCACCGGCTCGCCGCTCGACGCACTCGCGCGGCGGAGTTTTGTGCTTCATGCGCAGCTGGCGGAGGAGATCGCCGGCGATTGGGGCTATCGCCCGATGACCGCGTATGGCGGCTTTGTTGCGTCCGACGGCGATCCGCGCCGGAATGCACCATCTGCGCTCGGCTGGCTCGCCAACGGCGTCGTCATCGCGCAGCGCATCGGTACGACGCAGACGACTGCGATCGTTCATCCTCGCAAATTTACCTCGGCCGTGATGAACGCGGCAGTCGCGCAAGGCGCCGAGCTTCGCGTTGGCCGCATCACGGGCATCGTGCGCGACGCGAATGGCACGATCGCGAAGGGCGTCGAGGTGGATGGCAGCCTCGTTGAGGCGGACGCTGTCGTGATCGCGATGGGGCCGTGGTCGCTGCTCGCCGCGCAATGGATGCGCCTGCCCGCTGTCTATGGCCAGCGCAGCCCGAGCATCGTGTACGATCTCGGCCCTAACGTGCCGGCCGATGCGTTGTTCCTGGAGTATGACGAGGACGGCAGCGCCGTGTCGATCGAGGTCTTTCCACGCGCCGACGGCAGCACGCATATCACCGCACTCTCGGACATCGCACCGCTGCCGCTCGATCCGGCGGCCGTGACGCCGGACGTCGGTGCGATCGCGCGCCTGCAAATCATGTGCGAACGGCTGTCGCCACTGTTTCGTCCCGAAAAGATCATCGCGCAGCAGGCCTGCTTCCGACCGGTGACTGAGGATGGTCTGCCGTTGATCGGCAAGGTGCCGCAGAGCGAAGGCCTCTATGTTGCGACCGGGCACAATGTCTGGGGCATCCTCAATGCGCCTGCGACCGGCGAAGCGCTGGCGCAGCTGATCGCCAAGGATGCGGCGCGTGTAGACTTGTCGCCCTTCGATCCGGCCCGGTTGAGGCCGCTCGATCCATCGTTGCTGCAAGCGCGTTGA
- a CDS encoding ABC transporter substrate-binding protein, which produces MALGAAATGAMMAASGAALAADPIKIGVIAEAQAIAGASIPQAAQLAADEINANGGVDGRKIEIISYDNHSSSADSVRAFQRAVNEDKVNAVIASYISEVVLALEPWASRLKTPFVTPGAASNEISKSVHADYEKNKYTFHGYLTSAALALSVCDGAKDLLVDRMHMKTAVIMSEDAAWTKPLDIGYEECLPKIGLKVLDHIRFSPDTTDFTPIFNKIEGSKPDVIITGISHVGVQPTVQWKNQQVPIPMFGISSQATNETFGKDTNQAAEGVLYQGVSGPGVAVTPKSVPFAENFKKKFGNYPSYAGYTAYDEVYYIADAVKRAGSSDADKLVAALEKTDWEGTIGRVQFYGKDDPFTHSIKYGKGLITGLMLQWQDGKQSAVWPKDVAKVDVKFPSFIKLSN; this is translated from the coding sequence ATGGCGCTCGGTGCGGCCGCGACAGGTGCCATGATGGCAGCGTCAGGCGCAGCACTTGCAGCCGATCCGATCAAGATCGGCGTGATCGCGGAAGCGCAGGCGATCGCCGGCGCCTCCATTCCGCAGGCGGCGCAGCTTGCCGCCGACGAGATCAACGCCAATGGCGGCGTCGACGGCCGCAAGATCGAGATCATCTCCTACGACAATCACTCCTCGTCGGCGGATTCAGTGCGTGCGTTCCAGCGCGCGGTGAACGAGGACAAGGTCAACGCAGTCATCGCCAGCTATATCAGCGAGGTCGTGCTGGCGCTGGAGCCCTGGGCCTCACGGTTGAAGACGCCGTTCGTCACGCCGGGCGCCGCCTCAAACGAGATCAGCAAGAGCGTCCACGCGGATTACGAGAAGAACAAGTACACCTTCCACGGCTATCTGACCTCGGCCGCGCTGGCGCTCTCGGTCTGCGACGGCGCCAAGGACCTGCTCGTCGACAGGATGCACATGAAGACCGCGGTCATCATGAGCGAGGACGCCGCCTGGACCAAGCCGCTCGACATCGGCTACGAGGAATGCCTGCCCAAGATCGGGCTGAAGGTGCTCGACCACATCCGCTTCTCGCCCGATACCACCGACTTCACGCCGATCTTCAACAAGATCGAGGGCTCCAAGCCCGATGTGATCATCACCGGCATCTCCCATGTCGGCGTGCAGCCGACGGTGCAATGGAAGAACCAGCAGGTGCCGATCCCGATGTTCGGCATCTCCTCGCAGGCCACCAACGAGACCTTCGGCAAGGACACCAACCAGGCGGCCGAAGGCGTGCTCTATCAGGGCGTCTCCGGGCCCGGCGTCGCGGTGACGCCGAAATCGGTGCCGTTCGCGGAGAATTTCAAGAAGAAGTTCGGCAATTATCCCTCCTATGCAGGCTACACCGCCTATGACGAGGTCTACTACATCGCCGACGCGGTGAAACGCGCCGGCTCGAGCGACGCCGACAAGCTCGTCGCCGCGCTGGAGAAGACCGACTGGGAAGGCACGATCGGCCGCGTCCAGTTCTACGGCAAGGACGATCCGTTCACCCACTCGATCAAATACGGCAAGGGCCTGATCACCGGGCTGATGCTGCAATGGCAGGACGGCAAGCAGAGCGCGGTCTGGCCCAAGGACGTCGCCAAGGTCGACGTCAAGTTCCCGAGCTTCATCAAGCTCAGCAACTAG
- a CDS encoding SMP-30/gluconolactonase/LRE family protein encodes MERSEQRDQDAALSRRTLVRGLALGAAATVAGPALAQTGPAAPPTTITTPPRDFGPNGAPTTYFWDPDIIAVDPSFDDLAQPNTAIKRLYTGLLWAEGPAWSAQGRYLLWSDIPNNRQMRWTEDDGRVSVFRAPSNNSNGNSFDFQGRQLSCEHLTRRVTRYEHDGTSTVLADSYQGKRLNSPNDIAAHPDGSYWFTDPPYGGQLYEGEPDVAGGPSNAGGKLNPRIGQPAGFAPGKRELPTNCYRIDPSGRIDLVVTEDQVPDPNGLCFSPDYKKLYVASTGKGPGDTGPGGKGEIFVFDVGADNKLSNVKKFSDCVIDGVKCGPDGVRCDVNGNVWASSNAGRAVGYSGVTVWSPAGKLLGRIRLPEVCGNVCFGGPKRNRLFMAASQSLYAVYTATQGAGPG; translated from the coding sequence ATGGAACGCTCAGAGCAGCGCGACCAGGATGCTGCGCTTTCACGACGAACACTTGTGCGGGGACTTGCGCTCGGCGCCGCGGCGACCGTGGCCGGCCCTGCGCTGGCCCAGACCGGACCCGCCGCACCGCCAACGACGATCACCACCCCGCCGCGCGATTTCGGCCCCAACGGCGCGCCGACGACTTATTTCTGGGACCCCGACATCATCGCCGTCGATCCGTCCTTCGACGACCTGGCGCAGCCCAACACCGCAATCAAGCGCCTCTACACCGGCCTGTTGTGGGCCGAGGGCCCGGCCTGGAGCGCGCAGGGCCGTTATCTCCTCTGGAGCGACATCCCCAACAACCGGCAGATGCGCTGGACCGAGGACGACGGCCGCGTGAGCGTGTTCCGCGCGCCCTCCAACAACTCCAATGGCAACTCGTTCGACTTCCAGGGCCGTCAGCTCTCCTGCGAACACCTGACCCGGCGGGTGACGCGCTACGAGCATGACGGCACCTCCACGGTGCTCGCGGACTCCTATCAGGGCAAACGCCTGAACTCGCCGAACGACATCGCCGCGCATCCCGACGGCAGCTACTGGTTCACCGACCCGCCCTATGGCGGCCAGCTCTATGAAGGTGAGCCCGACGTGGCGGGCGGCCCGAGCAATGCAGGCGGCAAGCTCAATCCGCGGATCGGACAGCCGGCCGGCTTCGCACCGGGCAAGCGCGAGCTGCCGACCAACTGCTATCGCATCGATCCAAGTGGCCGCATCGACCTCGTCGTCACCGAGGACCAGGTGCCCGATCCCAACGGCCTGTGCTTCTCACCGGACTACAAGAAGCTCTACGTCGCCTCGACCGGCAAGGGACCGGGCGACACCGGGCCCGGCGGCAAGGGCGAGATCTTCGTGTTCGACGTCGGCGCCGACAACAAGCTCTCCAACGTGAAGAAGTTCAGCGACTGCGTGATCGACGGCGTGAAGTGCGGGCCCGACGGCGTGCGCTGCGACGTCAACGGCAATGTCTGGGCCTCCAGCAACGCTGGGCGTGCCGTCGGCTATAGCGGTGTGACGGTGTGGTCGCCGGCGGGCAAGCTGCTCGGCCGCATCCGCCTGCCGGAAGTGTGCGGCAACGTCTGCTTCGGCGGCCCCAAGCGCAATCGCCTGTTCATGGCCGCGAGCCAGTCGCTCTACGCGGTGTATACGGCGACGCAGGGCGCCGGACCGGGCTGA
- a CDS encoding ABC transporter substrate-binding protein, protein MRPSTNPSSSLLLASALALCLAAPAYAQSNDPIKIGVIAEVQSIAGAATPGGAQIAADEINAKGGILGRKVEIVTYDNKSSSADSVRAFQRAVSEDKVSAVIASYISEVVLALEPWAARLKMPLITPGAASNEITKAIHNDYEKNKYTFHGYLTSAAQAQLVCDAAKDLLVDKLKFKTVAIMSEDAAWTKPLDVGYEACLPKAGLKVVEHVRFSPDTTDFTPIFNNIEGKKPDVIVTGISHVGVQPTVQWKNQQVPIPMFGISAQALSPTFWKDTNGAADGVPSLAVATPDVAVTSKTKPFAAAFKAKFGAPPAYTGYTAYDEVYFITDAIKRAGSTDPDKMVAELEKTDYEGTIGRIQFYGKDDEFTHGIKSGPTTVSGLVFQWQDGKQVVVWPEKIAEGKLKFPSFVKLSQ, encoded by the coding sequence ATGCGACCATCGACGAATCCAAGCAGCAGCCTCCTTCTCGCCTCGGCGCTGGCCCTGTGCCTCGCCGCGCCCGCCTACGCGCAGTCGAACGATCCGATCAAGATCGGTGTCATCGCCGAAGTGCAGTCGATCGCCGGTGCCGCCACCCCCGGTGGCGCGCAGATCGCCGCCGACGAGATCAATGCCAAGGGCGGCATTCTCGGCCGCAAGGTCGAGATCGTCACCTATGACAACAAGAGCTCGTCGGCCGACTCGGTGCGAGCGTTCCAGCGCGCGGTGAGCGAGGACAAGGTGTCCGCCGTGATCGCGAGCTATATCAGCGAGGTCGTGCTGGCGCTCGAACCCTGGGCGGCGCGGCTGAAGATGCCGCTGATCACGCCGGGCGCGGCCTCCAACGAGATCACCAAGGCGATCCACAACGACTATGAGAAGAACAAGTACACCTTCCACGGCTACCTGACCTCGGCGGCCCAGGCCCAGCTCGTCTGTGATGCCGCCAAGGATCTCCTGGTCGACAAGCTCAAGTTCAAGACCGTTGCGATCATGAGCGAGGACGCGGCCTGGACCAAGCCGCTCGACGTCGGCTACGAGGCCTGCCTGCCCAAGGCGGGCCTGAAGGTCGTGGAGCATGTGCGCTTCTCGCCCGACACCACCGACTTCACGCCGATCTTCAACAACATCGAGGGCAAGAAGCCCGACGTGATCGTGACCGGCATCTCGCATGTCGGCGTGCAGCCGACGGTGCAGTGGAAGAACCAGCAGGTGCCGATCCCGATGTTCGGCATCAGCGCGCAGGCGCTGAGCCCGACCTTCTGGAAGGACACCAATGGCGCCGCCGACGGCGTGCCGTCGCTCGCGGTTGCGACGCCCGACGTCGCCGTGACCTCCAAGACGAAGCCGTTCGCGGCCGCGTTCAAGGCCAAGTTCGGCGCGCCGCCGGCCTATACCGGCTACACCGCCTATGACGAGGTCTACTTCATCACCGACGCGATCAAGCGCGCGGGCTCGACCGATCCCGACAAGATGGTCGCTGAACTGGAGAAGACCGACTACGAGGGCACGATCGGCCGCATCCAGTTCTACGGCAAGGACGACGAGTTCACCCACGGCATCAAGTCCGGTCCCACCACAGTCTCCGGTCTCGTCTTCCAGTGGCAGGACGGCAAGCAGGTCGTGGTCTGGCCCGAGAAGATCGCCGAAGGCAAGCTGAAGTTTCCGAGCTTCGTGAAGCTGTCGCAGTAA
- a CDS encoding branched-chain amino acid ABC transporter permease, whose amino-acid sequence MRAFQILIDGFAISALYALGATGFTLIFGVSGVLNLSHGAIMVAAAVAAWAAASILNVGTYAGALIGVAVALLTAFATYFAVVKPIQDSRRIPNEEKEIFVLTGTLLWGIMIQELIAYFFTNNAKTVLPIVEGVVEILGVRTPKNEIFTAIVCCLVIALLWLLVNRTRTGKAVLAASMNPRGVTLLGLELTNIYVVVWAIYGILAGIAGVLLGMFLGVSSYSVGPLTASAFSIVVLGGLGSVSGSLIAAFVVGYLETLTAYLVSPAYRTIPALLLLVFVMYIRPQGLLGRR is encoded by the coding sequence ATGCGAGCTTTCCAGATATTGATCGATGGCTTTGCCATCAGCGCTCTCTACGCTCTCGGTGCCACCGGCTTCACCCTGATCTTCGGCGTCTCCGGCGTGCTCAACCTCTCCCACGGTGCCATCATGGTGGCCGCAGCGGTGGCGGCCTGGGCCGCTGCCAGCATCCTCAACGTCGGCACCTATGCCGGCGCGCTGATCGGGGTCGCCGTCGCCCTCCTCACCGCCTTTGCGACCTATTTCGCGGTGGTGAAGCCCATTCAGGACTCCCGGCGCATTCCCAACGAGGAGAAGGAGATCTTCGTCCTCACGGGAACGCTGCTCTGGGGCATCATGATCCAGGAGCTGATCGCCTATTTCTTCACCAACAACGCCAAGACCGTGCTGCCGATCGTCGAGGGCGTGGTCGAGATCCTCGGCGTCCGCACGCCGAAGAACGAGATCTTCACAGCGATCGTGTGCTGTCTCGTCATCGCGCTGCTGTGGCTGCTCGTGAACCGCACCCGCACCGGCAAGGCGGTGCTGGCGGCGTCGATGAACCCGCGCGGCGTCACCCTGCTCGGGCTCGAGCTCACCAACATCTACGTCGTGGTCTGGGCGATCTACGGCATCCTCGCCGGCATCGCCGGCGTGCTGCTCGGCATGTTCTTAGGGGTCAGCTCCTACAGCGTCGGACCGCTGACGGCGAGCGCGTTCTCGATCGTGGTGCTCGGTGGCCTCGGCAGCGTCTCCGGCTCGCTGATCGCGGCCTTCGTGGTCGGCTATCTCGAGACGCTGACGGCTTATTTGGTCTCGCCGGCCTACCGCACCATTCCGGCGCTGCTGCTGCTCGTGTTCGTGATGTATATCCGGCCCCAGGGCCTTCTGGGGAGACGCTGA
- a CDS encoding ATP-binding cassette domain-containing protein produces MDMIANRPVLDVRGLTKRFGGLTAVKNLGFEVNAGEIFGLIGPNGSGKSTAMKSVMGIERPTSGEVIFEGENVAGLPAHKIARKGFGMVFQHSRPLNRQTVLENIMVALLPDSLFMLFPDKALVERAKWIADRVGLGSVMNRRPPTLPFADLRRLELAKAIARDPKVVLVDEPFAGLTRAEVDVFSDLIRSFRDEGRAVMLVDHNVKSVAALVDRVLAMYLGEEIVTGKADDVMKNETVRRVYLGGAIETHARPETSFKDKVPLLQVENVSVFYGKAQALENVSIHVHEGEFVSVVGLNGAGKTTLFNTISGFLPYSGEIVRGGDRLRGTSPAKIARSGLVQCPESRELFGEMSVRENLDLGGQHLSDDKRAAQLAWLFELFPILKERQGQMAQTLSGGEQQMLAIGRALMMQPQILILDEPTLGLAPVILEQLSKALTKLRQTTAITVLLGEQNVTFALPHADRVYVLEHARIVWEGDPGRFASEAGADFL; encoded by the coding sequence ATGGATATGATCGCAAACCGGCCCGTGCTCGACGTCCGCGGCCTGACAAAACGCTTTGGTGGATTGACGGCGGTGAAGAACCTCGGCTTCGAGGTGAACGCCGGCGAGATCTTCGGCCTGATCGGGCCGAACGGCTCCGGCAAGTCGACCGCGATGAAGAGCGTGATGGGCATCGAGCGCCCGACATCGGGCGAAGTCATCTTCGAGGGCGAGAACGTCGCCGGCCTGCCAGCGCACAAGATCGCGCGCAAAGGCTTTGGCATGGTGTTCCAGCACTCGCGGCCGCTGAACCGGCAGACGGTGCTGGAGAACATCATGGTTGCGCTGCTGCCGGACAGCCTGTTCATGCTGTTCCCGGACAAGGCGCTGGTCGAGCGCGCCAAATGGATCGCCGACCGCGTCGGGTTGGGCAGCGTGATGAACCGCCGGCCGCCGACGCTGCCATTCGCCGATCTGCGCCGGCTGGAGCTTGCGAAAGCGATCGCGCGTGACCCAAAGGTCGTGCTGGTGGACGAGCCCTTTGCCGGGCTGACGCGTGCGGAGGTCGACGTCTTTTCCGACCTGATCCGCAGCTTTCGCGACGAGGGCCGCGCCGTGATGCTGGTCGACCACAACGTCAAGAGCGTCGCCGCGCTGGTCGACCGCGTGCTCGCGATGTATCTCGGCGAGGAGATCGTCACGGGCAAGGCCGACGACGTCATGAAGAACGAGACGGTGCGGCGGGTCTATCTCGGCGGCGCCATCGAGACCCATGCGCGGCCCGAGACCAGCTTCAAGGACAAGGTGCCGCTGCTCCAGGTCGAGAATGTCAGCGTGTTCTATGGCAAGGCGCAGGCACTGGAGAACGTCTCGATCCACGTCCACGAGGGCGAATTCGTCTCCGTCGTCGGCCTCAACGGCGCCGGCAAGACCACGCTGTTCAACACCATCTCCGGCTTCCTCCCCTACAGCGGCGAGATCGTGCGAGGCGGCGACAGACTGCGCGGCACTAGCCCTGCGAAGATCGCGCGCAGCGGCCTTGTGCAATGCCCGGAATCGCGCGAGCTGTTCGGCGAGATGAGCGTGCGCGAAAACCTCGATCTCGGCGGCCAGCATCTCTCCGACGACAAGCGCGCGGCGCAGCTCGCCTGGCTGTTCGAGCTGTTCCCGATCCTGAAGGAGCGCCAGGGCCAGATGGCGCAAACGCTCTCCGGCGGCGAGCAGCAGATGCTCGCGATCGGCCGCGCGTTGATGATGCAGCCGCAGATCCTGATCCTGGACGAGCCGACGCTGGGCCTCGCTCCCGTCATCCTCGAGCAATTGTCCAAGGCGCTCACGAAACTGCGGCAGACCACCGCGATCACGGTGCTGCTCGGCGAGCAGAACGTCACCTTCGCGCTGCCGCATGCCGACCGCGTCTATGTGCTGGAGCACGCCCGCATCGTCTGGGAGGGCGATCCCGGCCGCTTCGCGAGCGAAGCCGGCGCCGATTTTCTTTAA
- a CDS encoding peroxidase family protein translates to MALKFRSIDGSNNNRADPTLNQADTDFARLGPANFVDGVNEMTPGPNPREISNIVVAQTDIGEEGPHLVDDAGVALSGMMYAWGQFIDHDLDLQKEGTGTDDISIKVPADDEFLPPGSMIALTRVAIDPATGGTGHPAAAINTVTGWLDGSQIYGSDAATAASLRTADGHMKVSAGDNLPIVETENGNVFAAGDVRAQENPDLTALQVLFVREHNYQVDRLHEDHPNWSGDKLYETAKAITTAEMVNITYNEFLPHLLGEDAIKPYQGYDRTADARITEEFAGAAFRFGHSIVSDEISAISNLGAFTSEQTLAQSFFEDTATFKATGADGLLRHLSGDLANPLDAHIVDGLRNLLFDPPDGMDLAAINIQRGHDLGLGTLNQTREALGLAPYTSFDQFSSDPATAAAFEKAYGSIDAVDLWAGGLAEDHAPGAVIGPTFGIIIADQFTALRDGDRYYFENQGFDKQTLNEIKNTTLSDLILRDTDTTAMQSDAFVATERHSGTLGGVDPTGEQAAAGMAQLVVGSPGGDTLTGGDLDDTLVAAGGRMTMTGGAGADTFVFDLGVLAGKHNTAVITDFDPKRDKLQFSNDVEVTKSSDHHGGTLLQVGSETIDLLGVKPHEMHLHEWG, encoded by the coding sequence ATGGCGCTCAAATTCCGCAGCATCGACGGCTCCAACAACAATCGTGCGGATCCCACCTTGAACCAGGCCGACACCGACTTTGCGCGGCTGGGGCCGGCAAATTTCGTCGATGGGGTCAATGAAATGACGCCAGGTCCGAATCCGCGCGAGATCAGCAACATTGTCGTGGCGCAGACGGATATTGGCGAGGAAGGCCCGCATCTGGTGGATGACGCCGGCGTCGCGCTGTCAGGCATGATGTATGCGTGGGGCCAGTTCATTGATCACGATCTGGATCTGCAGAAGGAGGGAACGGGCACGGATGATATCTCGATCAAGGTCCCGGCTGATGACGAGTTTCTGCCGCCCGGCAGCATGATCGCGTTGACGCGGGTGGCGATCGATCCTGCGACGGGGGGCACCGGGCATCCGGCAGCCGCGATCAATACGGTGACGGGTTGGCTGGACGGATCGCAGATCTACGGTTCCGACGCGGCCACCGCGGCGAGCCTGCGAACGGCCGACGGCCATATGAAGGTGTCGGCGGGAGACAATCTCCCGATCGTCGAGACCGAGAACGGCAACGTCTTTGCGGCCGGTGACGTACGGGCGCAGGAGAATCCCGACCTGACCGCCTTGCAAGTCTTGTTTGTGCGCGAGCACAACTACCAGGTCGATCGACTGCACGAGGACCATCCGAACTGGAGCGGCGACAAGCTATACGAGACGGCCAAGGCCATCACCACGGCCGAGATGGTCAACATCACCTACAACGAGTTCCTGCCGCATCTGTTGGGCGAGGACGCCATCAAGCCGTACCAAGGCTATGACCGCACGGCGGACGCGCGGATCACCGAAGAGTTTGCCGGTGCGGCCTTTCGCTTCGGTCACTCCATCGTCTCCGACGAGATCAGTGCGATCAGCAATCTGGGTGCCTTCACGTCGGAGCAGACGCTGGCGCAATCGTTCTTCGAAGACACGGCGACTTTCAAGGCGACTGGTGCGGATGGCCTGCTGCGGCATCTGTCGGGGGACCTGGCCAACCCGCTGGACGCTCACATTGTCGATGGCTTGCGAAACCTCCTGTTCGATCCTCCGGACGGCATGGATCTGGCAGCGATCAATATCCAACGCGGCCATGATCTTGGGCTGGGTACACTGAACCAAACCCGGGAGGCGCTGGGGCTTGCGCCTTACACCAGCTTCGATCAGTTCAGCTCTGATCCGGCGACGGCAGCAGCGTTCGAGAAAGCCTATGGTTCGATCGATGCCGTCGATTTGTGGGCCGGTGGATTGGCTGAGGATCATGCGCCAGGAGCGGTCATCGGGCCCACCTTCGGCATAATCATCGCCGACCAGTTCACCGCTTTGCGCGACGGCGATCGCTACTACTTCGAGAACCAGGGCTTCGATAAGCAGACCCTGAATGAGATAAAGAACACCACGCTGTCGGACCTCATTCTGCGCGACACCGATACCACTGCGATGCAGAGCGATGCCTTCGTCGCCACCGAGCGGCACAGCGGCACGCTGGGCGGCGTAGACCCGACCGGAGAACAGGCTGCAGCAGGCATGGCGCAGCTTGTGGTCGGATCTCCCGGCGGGGATACCCTGACTGGCGGAGATCTGGACGACACGCTGGTCGCCGCGGGCGGCCGCATGACCATGACCGGAGGTGCCGGTGCCGACACATTCGTATTCGACCTTGGTGTTCTCGCAGGTAAGCACAACACCGCGGTCATCACCGACTTCGATCCCAAACGGGACAAGCTGCAATTTTCGAACGACGTTGAGGTCACGAAGTCATCTGACCATCATGGCGGAACGCTGTTGCAGGTCGGCTCCGAGACCATCGACCTGCTGGGCGTAAAGCCGCATGAGATGCATCTTCACGAATGGGGATAA